One genomic region from Candidatus Saccharimonadia bacterium encodes:
- a CDS encoding lectin, translating to MNTPETTLLSFPTTPATAPVLTVALAMLGVTSVVKAQQQPAQPAPPPLPQAPNMTFFVTGAGPGKGADLGGLEGADQHCQQLAQRHGAGGKTWHAYLSTQAVDGKPAINARDRIGNGPWQN from the coding sequence TTGAACACCCCGGAGACTACGCTACTCTCATTTCCTACCACTCCCGCGACGGCACCCGTGCTCACCGTGGCCCTCGCTATGCTCGGCGTGACATCCGTTGTCAAAGCACAGCAGCAGCCGGCACAACCAGCGCCCCCGCCATTGCCACAAGCCCCTAACATGACCTTCTTTGTCACTGGCGCGGGGCCCGGGAAGGGCGCCGATCTCGGCGGCCTCGAAGGCGCTGACCAGCATTGTCAGCAATTGGCGCAGCGCCATGGGGCCGGAGGTAAAACCTGGCATGCCTATCTGAGCACCCAAGCAGTCGACGGGAAGCCGGCGATCAATGCACGCGACCGCATCGGCAACGGTCCGTGGCAGAAT